The genomic segment GCCATGCGCCGCGACGGCCTGCGGATCGAGAGCTCGCAGGGCGACCTGACGGTCGCGCCGGTCCAGGCCGTGGGGACGGTCGACGACGCCGGGCCCGCCGACGTGGTGATCGTCGCCGTCAAGCTCTGGGACACGGCGGCGGTCGCACCGGCGCTGCGTCCGCTGGCCGAGCAGGGTGCGGGCATCCTGTCGCTGCAGAACGGCGTCCAGAAGGACGATGAGCTTCGCCGCCACGTCCCCGCCGAGTCCGTGATGGGCGGGGTGTGCTTCATCGCGGCCTCCATCGCGCGGCCCGGGGTGATCGTCCACCACGGCGCGATGCAGCGCGTGGTGTTCGGCGAGTACGGCGGAGCGCGCTCGGCACGGGCCGAAGCGCTGCTGGCCGCATGCGCTGCCGCCGGCGTCGAGGCCGAGATCAGCTCGGCCATCGAACGGGAGATCTGGGAGAAGTTCGTCTTCCTGGTCGGCCTCTCGGGGACCACCGCGATGGCACAGACGTCGATCGGCCCCATCCGCGAGGACCCGGTGCTCCGGGCGACGCTGCATGACGCGATGGGCGAGGTCGTCGCCGTCGGCCGGGCGAGCGGCGTGCCGCTGCCGCCGGACTTCGCCCACGACCGCCTCGTGTTCTGCGACACCCTGCCGCCGACGATGAGCTCGTCGATGGCCGGCGACCTGGAGCGTGGCACCCGGCTCGAGCTGCCGTGGCTGAGCGGGGCAGTCGTCGACCTGGGCGCGTCCCTCGGCGTGCCCACCCCGGTCAACGCGTCCATCGTCGAGGCGCTCGCCCCCGTGGTCGACGGCACGAGGCCATGACCGTGACCGTGCACCCGACCCTGCGGTCGCTCACGGCGACGGCCGTGTCGGTGCCGATGCGGCGGCCGCTGGGCACCAGCGCCCAGAGGATCGACACCGCGTCGCTGGCCCTGGTCGACCTGCAGACCGAGGAGGGCATCACCGGTCGTGCCTACGCCTTCTGCTACCTGCCGTCCATCGCGCTCGCGCTGGTGCCGATCGTCGCGGAGCTGAGCGCGACGCTTGCCGGAGCGCCCGTCGCACCGCTCGAGCTCGCCCGCCGCGTTGGCCGGCACCTCAAGCTGCCCGGGATCACCGGCCCGCTGGCCATGGTCGCGTCCGCCGTCGACACCGCGGCGTGGGATGCCTTCGCACAGGCGGCCGGCGTGCCGCTCGCCGCGGTCCTCGGTGCCCAGGCCAGGCCGATCCCGGCCTACAACAGCACCGGCCTGGGGCTGATGACCGCCGATCAGGCGCGGGTCGAGGCGGTCGCGCTGACCGAGGGCGGCTTCACCGCGGTCAAGCTGCGGCTCGGGCGCCCGACGGCTCGCGAGGACCTGGCCGTCGTGCGGGCGGTACGGGATGCGCTGCCCGACGAGGTGCACCTGATGGTTGACTTCAACCAGGCCCTGAGCTTCGCCGAGGGCATGCGGCGCTGCGTGATGCTTGACGGCGAGGGCGTGTACTGGATCGAGGAGCCGATCCGCCACGACGACTACCGGCACCTCGCGCTGATCGCGCAGGCGACGGCGACCCCGATCCAGATCGGCGAGAACTTCACG from the Baekduia soli genome contains:
- a CDS encoding ketopantoate reductase family protein — translated: MRIVVVGAGGVGGYFGGRLAAAGADVTFVARGAHLAAMRRDGLRIESSQGDLTVAPVQAVGTVDDAGPADVVIVAVKLWDTAAVAPALRPLAEQGAGILSLQNGVQKDDELRRHVPAESVMGGVCFIAASIARPGVIVHHGAMQRVVFGEYGGARSARAEALLAACAAAGVEAEISSAIEREIWEKFVFLVGLSGTTAMAQTSIGPIREDPVLRATLHDAMGEVVAVGRASGVPLPPDFAHDRLVFCDTLPPTMSSSMAGDLERGTRLELPWLSGAVVDLGASLGVPTPVNASIVEALAPVVDGTRP
- a CDS encoding enolase C-terminal domain-like protein codes for the protein MTVTVHPTLRSLTATAVSVPMRRPLGTSAQRIDTASLALVDLQTEEGITGRAYAFCYLPSIALALVPIVAELSATLAGAPVAPLELARRVGRHLKLPGITGPLAMVASAVDTAAWDAFAQAAGVPLAAVLGAQARPIPAYNSTGLGLMTADQARVEAVALTEGGFTAVKLRLGRPTAREDLAVVRAVRDALPDEVHLMVDFNQALSFAEGMRRCVMLDGEGVYWIEEPIRHDDYRHLALIAQATATPIQIGENFTGTAPMVAALEAGATDYVMPDLDRIGGVTGWQQAAGLAAAHDREVSSHLFPEVSAHLLCATPGGHWLEYVDWAEPVLEQPLEIADGLAIPSTEPGNGLRWDRAAVVHHRLG